Sequence from the Zeugodacus cucurbitae isolate PBARC_wt_2022May chromosome 2, idZeuCucr1.2, whole genome shotgun sequence genome:
taagtagaattatattttttatatttttgattttagatgCTGGAATAGTTATTAAAACTGaattttaaattcgaaaataatcaatattttttttgttgacatGAATAAACTTCGAAGCTGTTGGACAATTGTTTCGTGATTTGTCGGTAATTTGGTTCACATGTTGAGCTGCACAATTAAAAAAACTGGATAAAAAAATTTCcgtaattaatgaaaaatgggTTTTTAAagatttgatattaaaaatagGCTTGTTGCAAATTATCTGAACTCTGAATGATATCGAAAAATATCTAAACATTTGACAGTAGAATGAAGTggatgttgttgtaataaatgtTGCCGCAGAAAACTTTCCCCAACTAATCCGCTCGGCAAGAGCGGACAATCGTTGACGGAATCAAAATCTGAACTCATTGTTGTTACGTAGACCTGACTGACGTGAGAGCTAAGATCCTAAAGATGCTGTCCAGTTCACGATAATTGTCTCTGCGAAAGCTCTATGCAAAGTTGTCTCAAATTAATGAAAGCGATGATAAATGCTTGGTCGTAAGAACGACAATGAAAAGGCTATTGCCGAAGAAAATATgtcttttagtaaaattttggttttaacaATTTTGATGATTGGATGAGGTCGTAAAACCACCTGACTGCAAGCGGATGCAAGTAAGCCATCATTATTCCCATTGTTGTCCAAAGTAAATGCTTGAGAACAATTTAGAAACTCCGTCGATTTGAGTTTTTCACCTTCGCTTtccaatttatttcaaatattgggAGTATTTAACCCTTTTTAACAGGGTAAATGCTAGATATTCGCAAAGGTAAAATCGGCTTATCACCCACCGCGAATGCTCTCATTCCATCGACCAAGTTTTTGGAGTCTTAGGAGTAAGTGCACTAAGATGACGGCTAATATACtacattattatttctttccaaAAAGTTGAAGTGTTTTGGCCTTTCCATTATTAACTGTATCCCGAAGTATTTGTTTCAAAACCACGTAACATcgtatttgataaaaaattttgtttttgttacaaaCAGTTTTGCAATTTGTCATCTCAATCTATACGAATAATGCCTTACACATAACTATAAAAAATACCAAGAAGATTGATAGTTGATCAAATCTTTAATATCTTATATCAAAAATGACTGCAACTTAAACTGCCTTTAATAACTTCCATTGGTTCCTATGTTCCTTAAATTCGGTCCTTCCGATTGACTTATACTACGTAATATCCGCTctctgctattttatcaatttatttcttaaattcttGAGATTAGCGATACTCGTATTATTTAATGTACGGCTCTGTCCACATTTTACCCTTCATTGCGTGTTATAAATATAACCGTAACTAATTGCAGCAATAGCAAAATGAAATActtcaaacaaattaaacacgtctatacatactacatacgtatgttgatatgtacatatgcatgtatgtgtatttaattaTGAGTCAAgcatacctatgtatatttgtatttttaatcttTTCGCACGTCATTACCTGTGTGCgcgaaagtttataaatttgtataaagcGTACTAAATGCTTTGATAAAACGAACTGACCTGTCAAGGCACAATTGTACCATAttcgcaccaataaaatttaCGAACAGGTGGTTAGTATAAAATAGGCAGCAAACTCACATTTTATATCATTCACTTCTTACGTTCGTTGTGACAAAGAACCAACCACACTTCTCCAAAAATGGCATTCAAGGTAATTTTGGCCTTTGCTTGAGATCAAAGCAATCTGATctaattattatcaatattattaaatggTATTTCTTCGTTCCAGTTTGTATTCGCACTCGCCTTCGTCGCCGTGGCCAGCGCTGGTTACATACCAGCTGGTCCAGTTTACCATGCCGCACCAGCTGTCGCCGTGCACGCAGCACCGGTGGCTGTAGCCCAAAAAGTCGTTGTGAAATCGGAGGAATACGATCCTCATCCTCAGTACAAATACTCTTATGGCGTTGATGACAAACTCACCGGTGATTCCAAGAGCCAAGTGGAGGAACGTGATGGAGATGTGGTCCGAGGTGAATACTCTCTGATCGATGCTGATGGTTACAAACGCACTGTCCAATACTCTGCTGATCCCATCAATGGTTTCAACGCCGTTGTCAACCGTGAACCTCTCGTAAAAGCTGTTGCTGTAGCTCCAGTTGCTCACTATGCTGCCCCAGCAGTCGTCAAGACCGTTGCTCCAGTTGCCCACTACTCGGGTCCAGTTGCTCACTACTCAGCTCCAGTTGCTCACTACTCCGCCCCAGGTGTGGTCAAGACTGTTGCTCCCGTAGCTCACTATGCTGCCCCAGTGGCTCACTACGCGGCTCCAGCTGCCCACTACGCATCCTATGCCGCCCCAGCAGTGGTCAAATACCACCACTAAAAACTCTAAAGACTTCGAATAATACCCATTAAATACGATTGTATCCGTTCTTGTT
This genomic interval carries:
- the LOC114803482 gene encoding larval cuticle protein A2B-like; the encoded protein is MAFKFVFALAFVAVASAGYIPAGPVYHAAPAVAVHAAPVAVAQKVVVKSEEYDPHPQYKYSYGVDDKLTGDSKSQVEERDGDVVRGEYSLIDADGYKRTVQYSADPINGFNAVVNREPLVKAVAVAPVAHYAAPAVVKTVAPVAHYSGPVAHYSAPVAHYSAPGVVKTVAPVAHYAAPVAHYAAPAAHYASYAAPAVVKYHH